In Meiothermus sp. Pnk-1, one DNA window encodes the following:
- a CDS encoding gamma-glutamyl-gamma-aminobutyrate hydrolase family protein: MLIGVSAQYRTTGELIRSKIWGLLEPYVKALEAQGASVLVIPPQPEDRLATILDSLGGLLLPGGVDVDPAHFGEEPVPELGEVSPERDGLELYLARYAAHHGIPTLGICRGIQVMNVALGGSLYQDLPTQGFQAVQHYQKSEPGVVAHSLEQVGESPLSRLFEPRFRVNSYHHQGLKELAPGLREVALAPDGLVEAVVLEGHPFFMGVQWHPELLPQQWGIFRALIEAAQQNS; the protein is encoded by the coding sequence ATGCTCATCGGCGTCAGCGCGCAGTACCGCACCACGGGCGAACTCATCCGCAGCAAGATCTGGGGGCTGCTCGAGCCCTACGTCAAAGCCCTGGAAGCCCAGGGGGCATCGGTCTTAGTGATCCCCCCCCAGCCCGAAGATCGGCTAGCCACCATCCTCGATAGCTTGGGCGGTTTGTTGTTGCCCGGCGGGGTGGACGTAGACCCGGCCCACTTTGGGGAAGAACCCGTTCCCGAGTTGGGCGAGGTGAGCCCGGAGCGGGATGGGCTCGAGCTGTACCTGGCCCGCTACGCCGCGCACCACGGGATTCCTACCCTCGGCATCTGCCGCGGCATCCAAGTGATGAACGTAGCCCTGGGTGGCTCGCTGTACCAGGATTTGCCTACTCAGGGCTTTCAGGCCGTGCAGCACTACCAGAAATCCGAGCCCGGGGTGGTGGCCCACTCGCTCGAGCAGGTGGGGGAAAGCCCGCTCTCGCGGCTCTTTGAACCGCGCTTCCGGGTGAACTCCTACCACCATCAGGGCCTAAAGGAGCTAGCCCCCGGCCTGCGGGAGGTGGCGCTCGCGCCCGATGGGTTGGTAGAAGCGGTGGTGCTCGAGGGGCACCCGTTCTTTATGGGCGTGCAGTGGCATCCTGAGTTGCTGCCGCAGCAATGGGGCATTTTCCGGGCGCTTATCGAGGCTGCCCAGCAGAATTCCTAG
- the rapZ gene encoding RNase adapter RapZ, giving the protein MRFVVVSGQSGAGKTTARFALEDLGYFSVDNLPPALWTRLLEHLEKAGVERAAVVVDIRTGKLLEGVEEVLQKLHPFLIYLEARPEILLKRYNLSRRLHPLGVGNLLAEIDAERHTLAPLRERADLIIDTSDKSARELKNALEEALGEEEGFVLRLISFGYKWGPPQDADLVLDVRSLPNPYYVPELKPRPGTDPEVAAYVFSRPEGEPFYGALRSAAGLAAEGAKAEGRGAYTVAVGCTGGRHRSVAVVERLARELEGRLRVEVEHRDLAKE; this is encoded by the coding sequence ATGCGCTTCGTGGTCGTCAGCGGGCAGAGCGGGGCGGGCAAGACCACCGCCCGGTTCGCCCTCGAGGATCTGGGCTATTTTTCGGTGGATAACCTGCCCCCCGCGCTCTGGACTCGCCTTCTGGAGCATCTGGAAAAGGCCGGGGTTGAGCGGGCGGCGGTGGTGGTGGATATCCGCACAGGGAAGCTTCTGGAGGGCGTGGAAGAGGTACTGCAAAAGCTTCACCCCTTTCTCATCTACCTCGAGGCCCGCCCCGAGATCCTGCTCAAGCGCTACAACCTCTCGCGCCGGCTGCACCCGTTAGGGGTAGGCAACCTGCTTGCCGAGATCGATGCCGAGCGGCACACCCTGGCCCCCTTACGGGAACGGGCAGACCTGATCATCGACACCAGCGACAAAAGCGCCCGCGAGCTCAAGAACGCGCTCGAGGAGGCCCTGGGCGAGGAGGAGGGCTTTGTGCTCAGGCTCATCTCCTTCGGCTACAAGTGGGGGCCCCCCCAAGATGCTGACCTGGTGCTCGACGTGCGCAGCCTACCCAACCCCTACTACGTCCCCGAGCTCAAACCCCGCCCCGGTACCGATCCCGAGGTGGCCGCCTACGTCTTCAGCCGACCCGAAGGCGAACCCTTCTACGGGGCTTTGCGCAGCGCCGCTGGGCTGGCCGCAGAGGGGGCCAAGGCCGAAGGCCGGGGAGCCTACACGGTAGCGGTCGGGTGCACCGGAGGCCGTCACCGCAGCGTGGCGGTGGTGGAGCGGCTGGCCCGCGAGCTCGAGGGTCGCCTGCGGGTGGAAGTCGAGCACCGCGACCTGGCCAAGGAGTGA
- a CDS encoding FKBP-type peptidyl-prolyl cis-trans isomerase: MNRTALSVIAVLVGLGVGAIFLLTRPKSSPNAATAASTLCTNRPQAAKLDPASITALKLEDTQVGTGPEAITGDTVEVHYIGRLADGKQFDTSCDRGQPFSFRLGAGQVIPGWDSGIVGMKVGGKRRLFIPANLAYGAASPSPDIPANSPLIFDVELLKVTKP; the protein is encoded by the coding sequence ATGAACCGAACTGCCCTGAGCGTCATTGCGGTCTTGGTAGGGCTGGGGGTGGGGGCCATCTTCCTGCTGACCCGCCCGAAATCCAGCCCCAACGCCGCCACAGCCGCCTCTACCCTCTGCACCAACCGCCCCCAAGCCGCCAAACTGGACCCCGCCAGCATCACCGCACTCAAGCTGGAGGATACCCAGGTCGGCACCGGCCCCGAAGCCATCACCGGCGACACCGTGGAGGTGCACTATATCGGGCGCCTGGCCGACGGCAAGCAGTTCGACACCTCTTGCGACCGGGGCCAGCCCTTCTCCTTTCGCCTCGGGGCGGGCCAGGTCATCCCCGGCTGGGACTCGGGGATCGTGGGCATGAAGGTGGGCGGCAAGCGACGGCTGTTCATCCCCGCCAACCTGGCCTACGGTGCGGCCAGCCCTAGCCCCGACATCCCGGCCAACTCGCCCCTGATCTTCGACGTGGAGCTGCTCAAGGTGACCAAGCCCTAG
- the alr gene encoding alanine racemase: protein MRPAWLEINLDSLAHNVALLRSKTLLAQLVGVVKANAYGHGAVPIGKELLRLGAWGLAVATVDEGRELRLGGIQGRVLLMGSLHPDQAREALEADLIASLSTFEGAQALDAAARALGKIAEVHLEFDTGMGRVGFPWEEAQRVKEALERFSHLKVTGLYSHFADAEENPEFTRMQLAHFRRVQEVWGPGYFCHLANSAGVFNLRDYGFDAIRPGIALYGLLPNLGLKPIARLLAKPTLVKQLPPGRKIGYSGLYTTRDYEWIATLPVGYADGMPRLAYNRATVRLSQPSGAGWVCPVVGRISMDQVTVRIPGPVNLDAVFEVLTADFDPGSSLWGWAEMTGTVSYEPAVRLAARLPRVYLRGGVEVARVEP, encoded by the coding sequence ATGCGTCCGGCTTGGCTCGAGATCAACCTAGACTCGTTGGCCCATAATGTTGCCTTGCTCCGCTCTAAGACTCTCCTAGCCCAGTTGGTGGGGGTGGTGAAGGCCAACGCTTACGGGCATGGAGCGGTTCCAATTGGGAAGGAGCTGCTGCGGCTAGGAGCTTGGGGGCTCGCAGTAGCGACCGTCGACGAGGGCCGCGAACTCCGCTTGGGAGGGATCCAAGGCCGGGTTTTACTGATGGGCAGCTTGCATCCTGACCAGGCTCGAGAGGCGCTGGAAGCCGACCTGATCGCCAGCCTCTCCACCTTCGAAGGAGCGCAGGCGCTCGACGCGGCGGCGCGCGCTTTAGGAAAGATCGCCGAGGTTCACCTCGAGTTTGATACGGGTATGGGCCGGGTGGGGTTTCCCTGGGAGGAGGCGCAGCGGGTAAAGGAGGCGCTCGAGCGCTTTTCTCACCTCAAGGTGACCGGGCTTTACTCGCACTTTGCCGACGCGGAAGAGAACCCCGAGTTCACCCGGATGCAACTCGCCCACTTTCGACGGGTGCAGGAGGTGTGGGGGCCGGGATATTTTTGCCACCTGGCAAACTCGGCCGGGGTTTTCAACTTACGCGACTACGGCTTCGACGCTATTCGCCCGGGGATTGCGCTGTACGGGCTCTTACCAAACTTGGGCCTCAAACCGATCGCCCGCCTGCTGGCCAAGCCCACCCTAGTCAAGCAGCTCCCGCCAGGAAGAAAAATTGGCTATAGCGGGCTTTACACCACCCGGGACTACGAGTGGATCGCCACCTTGCCGGTGGGCTACGCCGACGGGATGCCGAGGCTCGCCTACAACCGGGCGACCGTGCGGCTTTCCCAACCCTCGGGGGCGGGATGGGTTTGTCCGGTGGTGGGGCGTATCTCGATGGATCAGGTCACCGTGCGAATACCTGGGCCGGTGAACCTCGATGCGGTGTTCGAAGTGCTCACGGCGGACTTTGACCCCGGCTCGAGCCTGTGGGGCTGGGCCGAGATGACTGGCACGGTAAGCTATGAGCCGGCGGTACGGCTCGCCGCGCGGCTGCCCCGGGTGTACCTGCGCGGGGGGGTAGAGGTAGCCAGGGTGGAGCCATGA
- the moaD gene encoding molybdopterin converting factor subunit 1, whose product MRVRVLLFALFREQAGTGALELELPQDATVRTAKETLEARFPGLELSGGLAAVNQRFIKADHPLHEGDELAFLPPVSGGNAEGSVGDEGQNSFGLTPEPLNLQPYVEWASAPPYGAVVVFLGTTRSPNRGKEVTYLEYEAYPGMAEATMRQIITEMRQRWVLGRIALWHRTGRVHPAEASILIVVSAPHRPEAFEACRYAIERVKQTLPIWKKEFAPDGSHWVEGHTPSGFQL is encoded by the coding sequence ATGCGGGTCAGGGTACTTTTATTCGCGTTGTTTCGAGAGCAGGCCGGAACCGGCGCGCTCGAGCTCGAACTCCCTCAAGACGCTACGGTGAGGACGGCAAAAGAAACCCTGGAAGCTCGCTTCCCTGGCCTCGAGCTTTCCGGTGGGTTGGCGGCGGTGAACCAGCGCTTCATCAAGGCCGATCACCCCTTGCACGAGGGGGATGAGCTGGCCTTTTTGCCGCCGGTCTCCGGCGGGAACGCCGAGGGCTCAGTAGGCGATGAGGGGCAGAACAGCTTTGGTCTGACCCCCGAGCCTCTGAACCTCCAGCCCTATGTGGAGTGGGCCAGCGCGCCACCGTATGGGGCGGTGGTGGTTTTCTTAGGCACCACCCGTAGCCCCAACCGGGGCAAAGAGGTGACCTACCTCGAGTACGAAGCCTATCCCGGCATGGCCGAGGCGACGATGCGCCAGATCATCACCGAGATGCGCCAGCGCTGGGTGTTGGGCCGGATAGCTCTGTGGCACCGCACGGGCCGGGTCCACCCGGCGGAGGCTTCGATCCTGATCGTCGTATCAGCCCCCCATCGCCCGGAGGCCTTTGAAGCCTGCCGGTATGCCATCGAACGGGTCAAGCAAACCCTGCCGATTTGGAAAAAAGAGTTTGCTCCGGACGGCTCACACTGGGTTGAGGGGCACACCCCTTCCGGGTTCCAGCTATAA
- a CDS encoding DUF3208 domain-containing protein, with the protein MKGIKLFQGYLWFPRGLEFEPRETLPAELAQGLPDGPVHLLLDEVRPPFAFFEDGTPTEGQRFFQVTALILTEREPLELKPLTASLREELDPYLQATPEGVGWLLLEDLRPV; encoded by the coding sequence ATGAAAGGCATCAAGCTATTTCAGGGCTACCTTTGGTTTCCCCGCGGCCTCGAGTTCGAACCCAGGGAAACCCTTCCCGCCGAGCTCGCCCAAGGTCTGCCGGATGGTCCGGTACATCTCTTGCTCGACGAGGTTCGCCCACCGTTTGCTTTCTTTGAGGACGGCACCCCCACCGAGGGGCAACGCTTTTTTCAGGTCACGGCGCTGATACTCACCGAGAGAGAACCGCTCGAGCTCAAGCCCCTCACCGCTTCGCTCCGCGAAGAGCTAGACCCTTACCTTCAGGCTACGCCCGAGGGAGTGGGGTGGTTGCTGCTCGAGGATTTGCGGCCGGTGTGA
- a CDS encoding glucodextranase DOMON-like domain-containing protein codes for MTPLLLTDPLGDDHGLGYAYPTAAIYAESGFADLTGFQALERDGRLVLRVRLARYPNPQAAPLGFSLAVVGIYVESEPTKGAEGGQELPGAGFKTPAGHGWDEAYLLSGWKAESLRPDGRRQEVQARKEGDWLEVFPDLPPGDYGYYVTVGLYDPFTPTGFRPVRPGGGGWVLDAPSGAPAAVDVLSEHQAQAYQSGVLAPVRGARSPLPWAIGVAAAGFLAIVLAFVFPRRRPRAGQVPRKPQPAAPGAKEPTAKEKPEDFDLDIRF; via the coding sequence ATGACCCCTCTTCTCCTCACCGATCCCCTCGGCGACGACCATGGGCTGGGCTATGCCTATCCCACCGCCGCCATCTACGCAGAAAGCGGCTTCGCCGACCTGACCGGCTTCCAGGCTCTCGAGCGAGACGGGCGGCTGGTACTCAGGGTACGGCTGGCCCGCTACCCTAACCCCCAGGCCGCCCCGCTCGGCTTCTCGCTGGCCGTCGTGGGTATCTACGTAGAAAGCGAACCCACGAAGGGGGCCGAAGGTGGCCAGGAACTCCCCGGCGCAGGCTTCAAAACGCCCGCTGGGCATGGCTGGGACGAAGCCTACCTGCTGAGCGGCTGGAAGGCCGAGTCGCTCCGCCCGGATGGCCGGCGTCAAGAGGTTCAGGCCCGCAAGGAGGGCGACTGGCTCGAGGTCTTCCCCGACCTCCCCCCTGGCGACTACGGCTACTACGTCACGGTGGGCCTCTACGACCCCTTCACCCCCACCGGCTTCCGCCCGGTACGCCCTGGCGGGGGAGGCTGGGTGTTGGATGCCCCTAGCGGAGCCCCGGCTGCGGTGGACGTGCTCTCTGAGCACCAAGCCCAGGCCTACCAAAGCGGGGTGCTGGCCCCGGTCCGGGGTGCCCGCAGCCCTTTGCCCTGGGCCATCGGGGTGGCGGCGGCCGGGTTCCTCGCCATCGTGCTGGCCTTTGTCTTTCCGCGCCGTCGGCCCAGAGCAGGCCAGGTCCCCCGCAAACCTCAGCCAGCCGCCCCGGGCGCGAAGGAACCCACGGCCAAGGAAAAACCAGAGGATTTCGACCTCGATATCCGGTTTTGA
- the yvcK gene encoding gluconeogenesis factor YvcK family protein yields MGAYSPVKTPPRPRRRRLLSRRWLLPGMRVKRYALIALIGGLLLLLGVVQLTWDGPLVSGFFQLARWAVLLGLPQWLSGLFWMALGVVLVFLGIRWMNRSVLSALADPDTVPEQVYIRRRLENGPRIVALGGGTGLSRVLRGLKQETANLTAIVAATDDGGSTGRLRASFGIPAVGDLVDCLAALSDAEGLPDLMQYRFARGGELEGHTFGNLMLVSLYELAASSRSDSQGGDFAAAIRQANSILRLRGAVWPATDRPAKLWAIRENGSREEGESRLRHGQGRILRVGLEPAEVPAMPEALEALRRADLIVLGPGSLYTSVIPSFLPPEIAQAIRQAPARICYIANVMTEVGETDHLSLCAHYQAVAAHLGRRPDIVLVHTAPIDPGLLQRYGAEGQQPVTLDLEALENLGVQVIQGDFLEQGPYAQHDPGKLVRALIALC; encoded by the coding sequence ATGGGGGCCTACTCCCCGGTCAAGACCCCGCCCCGCCCCAGGCGCCGACGGCTGCTCTCGCGCCGCTGGCTGCTGCCGGGGATGCGGGTCAAGCGCTACGCCCTGATCGCCCTGATCGGCGGTCTGCTGCTCCTGTTGGGGGTGGTGCAGCTCACCTGGGACGGCCCGCTGGTGAGCGGGTTCTTCCAGCTCGCCCGCTGGGCCGTGCTGCTGGGCCTACCCCAGTGGCTCTCGGGGCTCTTTTGGATGGCCTTGGGGGTGGTGCTGGTCTTCCTGGGTATCCGCTGGATGAACCGCAGCGTGCTCTCCGCGCTGGCCGACCCCGACACCGTGCCCGAGCAGGTCTACATCCGGCGGCGGCTAGAGAACGGCCCGCGCATCGTGGCCCTGGGCGGAGGAACCGGGTTGTCGCGGGTCTTGCGAGGCCTCAAGCAGGAAACCGCCAACCTCACCGCCATCGTGGCCGCCACCGACGACGGGGGAAGCACCGGGCGACTGCGCGCCTCCTTCGGGATCCCCGCGGTGGGCGACCTGGTGGACTGCCTGGCCGCGCTTTCCGACGCCGAGGGCCTGCCCGACCTGATGCAGTACCGCTTCGCCCGGGGTGGCGAGCTCGAGGGGCATACCTTCGGCAACCTCATGCTGGTGAGCCTGTACGAGCTTGCCGCGTCTTCCCGCAGCGATAGCCAAGGCGGCGACTTCGCCGCCGCCATCCGCCAAGCCAACAGCATTCTGCGGCTGCGGGGAGCGGTCTGGCCAGCCACCGACCGCCCAGCCAAGCTATGGGCCATCCGCGAAAACGGAAGCCGCGAGGAGGGCGAATCCCGGCTGCGCCACGGCCAGGGGCGCATCCTTCGGGTGGGCCTCGAGCCCGCCGAGGTCCCGGCCATGCCCGAAGCCCTGGAAGCCCTGCGCCGCGCCGATCTGATCGTGCTGGGGCCGGGTAGCCTGTATACCAGCGTGATCCCCAGTTTTTTGCCGCCGGAGATCGCCCAGGCCATTCGGCAAGCTCCGGCCAGAATCTGCTACATCGCCAACGTAATGACCGAAGTCGGCGAAACCGACCACCTCTCGCTCTGCGCACACTACCAGGCCGTAGCGGCCCACCTGGGCCGCCGCCCGGATATCGTGCTGGTCCACACCGCTCCCATAGATCCCGGGTTGCTGCAGCGCTATGGCGCAGAAGGACAGCAACCGGTAACCCTGGACCTGGAGGCGCTCGAGAACCTCGGCGTACAGGTCATCCAGGGGGACTTCCTCGAACAAGGCCCCTACGCCCAGCACGATCCCGGTAAACTGGTGCGGGCGCTCATCGCGTTGTGCTAG
- a CDS encoding GNAT family N-acetyltransferase, which yields MFRLESPRLALRTFEDRDLEAFIRYRSDPEVARYQGWEVPYPRDKAVEFLERAKAAVPAVPGQWYPMALERKDNGEMIGECAFCLLPDGQQAEMTITLSRAHQGQGLAREALERLLEYLFGELKLHRVRANTDVENHPSWQLMVRLGMRLEGTFVQSLWLKGHWASEYAYAILREEWEQKRRGTVQPGG from the coding sequence ATGTTTCGACTCGAGTCCCCCCGACTAGCCTTGCGCACTTTCGAGGATCGTGACCTCGAGGCCTTTATCCGCTACCGTTCGGACCCCGAGGTGGCCCGCTACCAAGGCTGGGAGGTGCCCTATCCCCGGGACAAGGCGGTGGAATTCCTCGAGCGGGCGAAGGCTGCGGTGCCCGCCGTGCCGGGCCAATGGTATCCGATGGCGCTCGAGCGCAAGGATAACGGCGAGATGATTGGGGAATGCGCTTTTTGTCTCCTTCCGGATGGCCAGCAAGCCGAGATGACCATCACCCTCTCTCGTGCCCACCAGGGTCAAGGCCTCGCTCGGGAAGCCTTGGAACGCCTGCTGGAATACCTCTTCGGGGAACTCAAACTGCATCGCGTCCGAGCCAACACCGACGTAGAAAACCACCCCTCCTGGCAGCTCATGGTCCGCCTGGGGATGCGGCTCGAGGGGACATTCGTGCAAAGCTTGTGGCTCAAGGGGCACTGGGCCAGCGAATACGCTTACGCCATCCTTCGCGAGGAATGGGAGCAAAAACGGCGTGGAACTGTGCAGCCGGGCGGCTAG
- a CDS encoding sensor domain-containing phosphodiesterase has translation MSWKLFAPLSVERSPLLVEYCLHPQEALIRLGGAKGALLRPYQLQELLVHLMSRQPWTHPEAAYAPPKLHLGARSYTLSESARLTLVETFQALLVEIRLETSQPPLVQEGWQRTIVQLDRSSFVTLEDGLATIAQAARQNLGLSGVNIWLRAPGTPNLLWKWPGNSPSEQIGPQTHPVFFTVLERSLVLAIEDTGKDARVAELRPWLIPRGVRALMQVAVHTEEGLGGVLWLESAQPRSWSSEEQAFAALLGHLLGRLLEAERFRSTAERIKALEEKQRPRLMASGEEFRARLGPLLIQAKRGNRSLALVRIALEPPPGQNIPIARELASGVRQSDLVADLENGQFVFLGEVRRPGGGAQLASRLFQRLRAALGRQAGLSLGLALFPQDASDPEELWNRAAQACQQAQAAGGGIRLAVPEAVDLENALARGELELHFQPLYRLATSQLAAVEALARWRKGAKIQRSASEFLPIAEQAGLMEAGDRWTLQKVLEQATVFQSVDPSVQFTLNLSTDSLLNPEFPRTLAALVAERSLAPGGVVLEIREEALLYDLATLSQTLRALKGIGVRIALDDFGANPLPFCELQRCSPDWLKLSPTLCTLENARLAKALVELAHALGAQAVAKGLETQEQVDAMRELGFDLGQGHALGRPVPAEDLGALLVWGVGR, from the coding sequence GTGAGCTGGAAACTGTTTGCCCCGCTCTCGGTGGAGCGGTCGCCATTGCTGGTCGAGTACTGCCTGCACCCCCAAGAGGCCCTGATTCGGCTAGGGGGGGCCAAGGGGGCGTTGCTCCGGCCCTACCAGTTACAGGAGTTGCTGGTCCACCTGATGAGCCGCCAGCCCTGGACCCACCCCGAGGCGGCCTATGCCCCCCCTAAGCTGCACCTGGGGGCCCGCTCCTACACCCTAAGCGAGTCGGCCCGGTTGACCCTGGTCGAGACCTTCCAGGCTCTGCTGGTGGAGATCCGCCTCGAGACCAGCCAGCCCCCCCTGGTACAAGAGGGCTGGCAGCGCACCATCGTGCAGCTAGACCGCTCTTCCTTCGTCACCCTGGAGGATGGGCTGGCCACCATCGCCCAGGCGGCCCGGCAGAACCTCGGGCTCTCTGGGGTCAACATCTGGCTGCGTGCACCCGGCACCCCCAACCTGCTGTGGAAGTGGCCGGGAAACTCCCCCTCGGAGCAGATCGGCCCCCAGACCCACCCGGTCTTTTTCACAGTGCTCGAGCGCAGCCTGGTGCTGGCGATAGAAGACACCGGCAAGGATGCCCGGGTGGCCGAACTTCGCCCCTGGCTCATCCCCCGCGGGGTGCGGGCCTTGATGCAGGTCGCCGTGCATACCGAGGAAGGGTTGGGCGGGGTGCTGTGGCTGGAAAGCGCCCAACCCCGCTCCTGGAGCAGCGAGGAGCAGGCCTTTGCGGCCCTTTTGGGCCATTTGTTGGGGCGGCTTTTGGAGGCCGAGCGCTTCCGCAGCACCGCCGAGCGGATCAAAGCGCTCGAGGAGAAACAGCGCCCTCGCCTGATGGCCAGCGGAGAGGAGTTCCGCGCCCGGTTGGGGCCGCTTTTAATCCAGGCCAAGCGGGGGAACCGCTCGCTGGCTTTGGTGCGCATCGCGCTGGAGCCTCCTCCCGGCCAAAATATCCCAATCGCCCGCGAGCTAGCCTCGGGAGTTCGCCAAAGCGACTTGGTCGCCGATCTGGAAAACGGCCAGTTCGTGTTTCTGGGCGAGGTGCGGCGGCCCGGAGGTGGGGCGCAGCTGGCCAGCCGCCTTTTTCAGCGGCTGCGCGCGGCCTTGGGACGTCAGGCTGGTCTCTCCCTGGGCTTGGCCCTCTTCCCCCAGGACGCCAGCGACCCCGAGGAACTCTGGAACCGGGCGGCCCAAGCCTGCCAGCAAGCCCAAGCGGCAGGGGGCGGCATCCGGCTGGCCGTCCCCGAGGCGGTGGATTTGGAGAACGCCCTGGCGCGGGGTGAGCTCGAGCTGCACTTCCAGCCGCTCTACCGGCTGGCCACCTCCCAACTCGCGGCGGTCGAAGCCCTGGCCCGTTGGCGCAAGGGGGCCAAGATCCAGCGTAGCGCCAGCGAGTTCTTGCCCATCGCCGAGCAGGCCGGGCTGATGGAGGCAGGCGACCGCTGGACCCTCCAAAAGGTGCTCGAGCAGGCCACGGTCTTCCAGTCGGTAGACCCCAGCGTGCAGTTCACCCTCAACCTCTCCACCGACTCGTTGCTGAACCCCGAGTTCCCTCGAACCCTAGCCGCCCTGGTGGCCGAGCGCAGCCTGGCCCCCGGCGGAGTGGTGCTGGAGATCCGCGAGGAAGCGCTACTCTATGATCTGGCAACCCTCAGCCAGACCCTGCGCGCGCTCAAAGGGATCGGAGTCAGGATCGCCCTCGATGATTTCGGGGCCAACCCTCTGCCCTTCTGCGAACTCCAGCGCTGCTCGCCGGACTGGCTCAAGCTGAGCCCGACCTTGTGCACGCTGGAAAACGCCCGCCTGGCCAAGGCGCTGGTCGAACTGGCCCACGCCCTGGGAGCTCAGGCGGTGGCCAAGGGGCTCGAGACCCAAGAGCAGGTGGACGCCATGCGAGAGCTGGGCTTCGACCTGGGGCAAGGCCACGCGCTGGGCCGCCCGGTCCCTGCCGAAGACCTGGGCGCGCTGCTGGTGTGGGGGGTAGGGCGCTAA
- the rlmN gene encoding 23S rRNA (adenine(2503)-C(2))-methyltransferase RlmN — MDLPVADPRSSILGLAPQALPGEGYRKQQIAHWLYARGVREWSEMTDLPQGLRQELAKQYRVSEFTQVTPFVSQDGSVKYLYTLWDGQKTEAVYMPYAGRKTICISSMVGCPAGCTFCATGRMGFGRNLTAAEILDQILFAAHHQGHSPREIRNVVLMGMGEPLLNLNHVLEAIGRMLDPQGLAMSPRRITLSTVGIPRGIYRLAEEDLGVRLALSLHAPDDQTRQKIIPTAHRYSIAEIMEAVRHYYAKTKRRVTLEYTLLKGLNDHLWQARALAGLLAGLSAHINLIPWNPWEGAPHQGTGKEKILAFAAALERAGIPVSVRWSRGRDVGAACGQLALRGAS; from the coding sequence ATGGACTTACCGGTGGCCGATCCTCGTTCCTCCATCCTGGGCCTGGCCCCCCAAGCCCTGCCCGGCGAGGGCTACCGCAAGCAACAGATCGCGCACTGGCTGTATGCCCGCGGGGTGAGGGAGTGGAGCGAGATGACCGACCTTCCCCAGGGCCTGCGGCAGGAACTGGCCAAGCAATACCGGGTCTCTGAGTTCACCCAGGTGACCCCCTTCGTGAGCCAAGACGGCTCGGTGAAGTACCTCTACACCCTTTGGGACGGCCAGAAGACCGAAGCCGTCTACATGCCCTACGCGGGCCGCAAGACCATCTGCATCTCCAGCATGGTGGGCTGCCCGGCGGGCTGTACTTTTTGCGCTACCGGGAGGATGGGCTTTGGCCGCAACCTCACCGCGGCGGAGATTCTCGACCAGATCCTCTTCGCGGCCCATCACCAGGGCCACTCCCCGCGCGAGATCAGAAACGTGGTGCTGATGGGTATGGGAGAGCCTCTGCTCAACCTGAACCACGTACTCGAGGCCATTGGCCGGATGCTTGACCCCCAGGGCCTGGCCATGAGCCCGCGCCGGATCACCCTTTCCACGGTGGGTATCCCACGGGGGATCTACCGCCTGGCCGAAGAAGACCTGGGCGTGCGGCTGGCCCTCTCCCTTCACGCCCCCGACGACCAGACCCGGCAGAAAATCATCCCTACCGCTCACCGCTACTCCATCGCCGAGATCATGGAGGCGGTGCGGCACTACTACGCCAAGACCAAACGGCGGGTGACGCTGGAGTACACCCTGCTCAAGGGCCTGAATGACCACCTCTGGCAGGCCAGGGCGCTGGCTGGGCTCCTGGCCGGGCTCTCCGCACACATAAACCTCATCCCCTGGAACCCCTGGGAAGGGGCCCCCCACCAGGGCACGGGCAAAGAAAAGATCCTCGCGTTCGCCGCAGCCCTCGAGCGGGCGGGAATCCCGGTCTCGGTGCGCTGGAGCCGGGGGCGCGATGTAGGGGCAGCCTGTGGCCAGCTCGCCCTCCGGGGGGCCTCATAA